The stretch of DNA GTTCTCGGAATCGTCACCGCTGGCGACATCATAAATTTCATTGGTGGAGGGGAGAAATTCAACCTGGTGTCCAGGAAACATAAGGGGAACGTAATCTCGGCTTTGAATGACAGCGTCCGCGAGATTATGAGCCCCAAGGTTCTCTCGGTAAGGGAGAACGCCCGGATACAGGAGGTTGCATCCCTGATAGTAGAGAAGAAATGCGGCGGAATCCCGATCCTTGATTCGGACGGCGCCATAAAAGGCATCGTCACCGAGAGGGACGTCTTAAAGGTAATGAACTACCAGGACAGCCCACTCACGGTCAGGGACGTGATGACAAGATCGCCGTATATAACGTCGCCGGACAACACAGTAACAAATGTCGCAAAGGAGATGATCTCGCATAAATTCAGGAGACTTCCCGTAGTTAGCGAAGATGTCCTTTTCGGCATAATCACGGCGATGGATATTATGAAGTATGTTGGAAACGGAGGTGTGTTCAAAAATATGGTTACGGGGGATGTCTCGGACATAATCTCGGTATCTGTAAGGGACGTCATGTCGGGAAATCTCTACACGACTTCTCCGGACGTCTCTACGAGAGACGCCGCGATACAGATGATCGAGAAGAATGTCGGTGCACTCCCGGTTATCGAAGATTCCAACCTTGTAGGGGTGATAACAGAGTTCGATGTGGTAAGGCTGCTATCGCAGTCCGGAAACGGGAATTCGTCACCTGGTAAAGATTATTGAAATGAGATGAAGTGCCCCTGTCGTACGGCAGGGGAGCATGAGAACGGAAAGAGGAAAAATATAATAATATTCCCCACTGGAGGTGTTTCAGATGAATGAAGATCTGTTAATAAAAGATATAATGTCAAAGCCTGTTGCCATAGCAAAATCCGCTGCAATAACGGAAGCTCTCGATAAGATGCTTGATGAGGCCGCCGATCCCCTTATAGTAACGAACAATGGGGCGGTTGTCGGGACAATATCAAGAAAGGCGATTGCCGATACGCTTGGAAGCAAAAAAACCTCTACCGTATCTCCCACGAAGATACATGTCGCAAGCGGCATCGATGAGGCGTTTACGTCCGCTTACCCGGACGAGCCCGTAGACGTGCTGGTCCCGCTGCTGCAGGAGTTCAAGATCGTCGTCATTCTCGACAGCGACCACAAGCTGATCGGAAAAGTGGATGCGACCGACCTGTTAAAGGTTGTAAAGCCTGAAATCCCTGCGGACAAGATCATGCAGGCTCCGCACACGATTCACCCCGGCGAGAGGGTAGTCCACCTGAGGCGGCGAATGCTCGACGAAAACGTTACGAAATTCGTCGTCACCGACGAAACCGGGGTAATCGGGGTAGTGACCGAAACCGATATCGCGAAATCTCTCCGTGAGTTCCGCTCTGCAGTCGGCGACAAACACCAGGAGTATCAGGTCAGAAACCTGTTCGTCAGTGACATCATGACGTCGCCTGCGATTACCGTCGATGCCAAAACAGACATCGCCGGGATCGTCGACCTGTTGGTAAACAAGAACATCAGCTCGGTGCCTGTCGTAAACGACCAGAAACTCGTCGGCCAGATATCCAAAGAGTCGCTTATCGTGGCTCTTTAAATTTCTTTTTTTTCTTTTCGCTATTCGCTGTTTCATGTAGA from Methanolacinia petrolearia DSM 11571 encodes:
- a CDS encoding CBS domain-containing protein translates to MQKNGKNNINYNNRHVGEISTADVITVSPRMSIIGAVETMAEKGFRRLPVTDSGTGKVLGIVTAGDIINFIGGGEKFNLVSRKHKGNVISALNDSVREIMSPKVLSVRENARIQEVASLIVEKKCGGIPILDSDGAIKGIVTERDVLKVMNYQDSPLTVRDVMTRSPYITSPDNTVTNVAKEMISHKFRRLPVVSEDVLFGIITAMDIMKYVGNGGVFKNMVTGDVSDIISVSVRDVMSGNLYTTSPDVSTRDAAIQMIEKNVGALPVIEDSNLVGVITEFDVVRLLSQSGNGNSSPGKDY
- a CDS encoding CBS domain-containing protein encodes the protein MNEDLLIKDIMSKPVAIAKSAAITEALDKMLDEAADPLIVTNNGAVVGTISRKAIADTLGSKKTSTVSPTKIHVASGIDEAFTSAYPDEPVDVLVPLLQEFKIVVILDSDHKLIGKVDATDLLKVVKPEIPADKIMQAPHTIHPGERVVHLRRRMLDENVTKFVVTDETGVIGVVTETDIAKSLREFRSAVGDKHQEYQVRNLFVSDIMTSPAITVDAKTDIAGIVDLLVNKNISSVPVVNDQKLVGQISKESLIVAL